Proteins from a single region of Candidatus Tumulicola sp.:
- the minD gene encoding septum site-determining protein MinD: protein MTDINREEMTVEEALSLSNQEAPAETAREAIARPDKKVSLGRTIVVTSGKGGVGKTTTTANLGSGLAEAGKNVVVVDADVGLRNLDVTLGLENRVRKHLLDVIEEKCSLDEALVRDRARRTLFLLPAAQDREKDDVPQDKMAALVRTLAERFDFVLIDSPAGIEQGFRNAVVGAKEAIIVTTPEVSAVRDADRIIGLLPPDVESRLIVNRVRPALVKKGTMMSVSDVVDILRLELIGVVPDEKDIIIAANRGTPVIDIPGSETGAAFRRIVQRLLGESIPIPTFQAADGFLTRLKMTLGLQRPDTRGG, encoded by the coding sequence ATGACGGATATCAATCGCGAAGAGATGACCGTCGAAGAAGCGCTGAGCCTTTCGAATCAAGAGGCGCCGGCGGAAACCGCCCGCGAAGCCATCGCACGCCCCGACAAGAAGGTCTCGTTGGGCCGCACCATCGTCGTCACGTCGGGCAAAGGCGGCGTCGGCAAGACGACGACGACCGCGAATCTGGGCAGCGGGCTGGCCGAAGCGGGCAAGAACGTCGTCGTCGTGGACGCGGACGTCGGCTTGCGCAATCTTGACGTCACGCTCGGGCTTGAGAACCGCGTCCGAAAACATCTCCTCGACGTCATCGAAGAGAAATGCTCGCTCGACGAAGCGCTCGTGCGCGATCGCGCGCGGCGCACGTTGTTCTTGCTGCCGGCGGCGCAGGATCGCGAAAAGGACGACGTGCCGCAGGACAAGATGGCCGCGCTCGTGCGCACGCTCGCCGAGCGGTTCGATTTCGTGTTGATCGACAGCCCGGCGGGCATCGAGCAAGGCTTTCGGAACGCGGTGGTGGGCGCGAAGGAAGCTATCATCGTCACGACGCCCGAGGTCTCAGCGGTGCGCGACGCCGATCGCATCATCGGGCTGCTGCCGCCCGACGTCGAGTCCCGGCTGATCGTCAATCGCGTGCGGCCGGCGCTCGTCAAGAAAGGCACGATGATGAGCGTCAGCGATGTCGTGGACATCTTGCGGCTCGAGCTCATCGGCGTCGTGCCCGACGAAAAGGATATCATCATCGCGGCGAATCGCGGCACGCCGGTCATCGACATCCCAGGCTCGGAGACCGGCGCGGCTTTTCGGCGCATCGTGCAACGGCTGCTTGGGGAATCCATACCGATTCCGACGTTCCAAGCGGCGGACGGATTCCTGACACGTCTG
- the minC gene encoding septum site-determining protein MinC — MQIKGTKSGLLLHLQERPLSGAVAELRERLTSLPGFYKGSRAVLMLGSLPAEQSEVSAVIATLEQFGIVADGAVCDDAQLAALARSAGLRLVGASIAAAPRIRDDRTDVPERRRERDGGRSRKSARNGRAGAAPDGSATLYYKGTVRSGQSLSSVGHIVVIGDVNAGAELVATGDIVVWGALRGVAHAGAEGDDSASVAALRLEAMQLRISRAIAVAPDERRRKKPAQPEIARLRDGRITTEPATL, encoded by the coding sequence GTGCAGATTAAAGGAACCAAGTCGGGTCTGCTATTGCACCTCCAAGAGCGGCCTCTCTCGGGCGCCGTAGCGGAGCTGCGCGAGCGGCTGACCTCACTGCCGGGCTTCTACAAAGGCAGCCGAGCGGTGCTCATGCTCGGTTCGCTGCCGGCCGAGCAGTCGGAAGTAAGCGCGGTCATCGCCACGTTGGAGCAATTCGGGATCGTCGCAGACGGCGCTGTGTGCGACGACGCGCAACTGGCCGCGCTTGCCCGCTCCGCCGGGCTGCGCCTCGTGGGTGCGAGCATCGCGGCGGCGCCGCGCATCCGCGACGATCGGACCGATGTGCCCGAACGGCGCCGCGAGCGAGACGGCGGGCGTTCGCGCAAGAGCGCCCGCAACGGACGCGCCGGCGCCGCCCCTGACGGCAGCGCTACGCTCTATTACAAAGGCACGGTGCGCTCGGGTCAGTCGCTTTCCTCAGTAGGCCACATCGTGGTGATCGGCGACGTCAACGCGGGAGCTGAATTGGTGGCCACCGGCGACATCGTGGTCTGGGGCGCGCTGCGGGGCGTGGCGCATGCCGGCGCAGAAGGAGACGACAGCGCGAGCGTTGCGGCGCTGCGGCTGGAGGCGATGCAACTGCGCATATCCCGGGCCATCGCCGTCGCGCCCGACGAGCGGCGGCGCAAAAAGCCCGCGCAACCGGAAATAGCGCGCCTGCGCGATGGGCGAATAACAACCGAACCGGCGACGTTGTAA
- the minD gene encoding septum site-determining protein MinD, with the protein MPGTVYVITSGKGGVGKTTTTANLGGALAKLGRQVALVDADIGLRNLDLVLGLEKRIVYDLVDLVEERCQTRQALIKDRRFDNLYLLPASQVKDKESVTEDQMRIVMRKLAADFDDVLIDCPAGIEHGFRNAVAGADQALIVTTPEVAAIRDADRILGMLGNRRCRLIINRVRVEMVRTGDMLSVDDVVEILGRDVVGVVPDDEEIIDTTNRGEPIVLDASRRLARIYNAIARRLLGENVPLTNLSEDGLWGRLRRLVTGTGQ; encoded by the coding sequence ATGCCAGGCACAGTTTATGTGATCACCTCGGGCAAGGGAGGGGTCGGCAAGACCACCACCACGGCCAACCTAGGCGGCGCGCTGGCCAAACTGGGCCGCCAAGTGGCCTTGGTCGACGCGGACATCGGTTTGCGCAACCTCGATCTGGTGCTTGGGCTCGAAAAGCGCATCGTATACGACTTGGTGGATCTGGTGGAAGAACGCTGCCAGACCCGCCAGGCGCTCATCAAGGACCGGCGTTTCGACAACCTCTACCTGCTGCCCGCATCGCAAGTCAAGGACAAGGAATCGGTCACGGAAGATCAGATGCGCATCGTCATGCGCAAGCTGGCGGCTGACTTCGATGACGTGCTCATCGACTGTCCTGCGGGCATCGAGCACGGTTTTCGCAATGCCGTCGCCGGCGCCGACCAGGCGCTCATCGTCACGACTCCCGAAGTAGCGGCCATCCGCGACGCAGACCGCATCTTGGGCATGCTCGGCAATCGGCGCTGCCGTCTCATCATCAATCGCGTGCGCGTCGAGATGGTGCGCACCGGTGACATGCTCAGCGTGGACGACGTCGTCGAGATCTTGGGCCGCGATGTGGTCGGCGTGGTGCCGGACGACGAAGAGATCATCGACACCACCAACCGCGGCGAACCAATCGTGTTGGATGCGAGCCGCCGGCTCGCGCGCATCTATAACGCGATCGCCAGGCGCCTGCTCGGCGAAAACGTGCCGCTCACCAATCTCTCCGAAGACGGTCTGTGGGGCCGGCTGCGGCGCCTCGTGACCGGAACCGGCCAATGA